One window of the Papaver somniferum cultivar HN1 unplaced genomic scaffold, ASM357369v1 unplaced-scaffold_115, whole genome shotgun sequence genome contains the following:
- the LOC113329017 gene encoding methyltransferase-like protein 13 has protein sequence MAMDKGTFENLIPCQYISFDFPNPHHSRESTTISSTYGNFLRITALDSPIIQTSDHPTQIAAMLVPIDREDDWVFSTKSGNFQLLSNLQEISRLILVGNLPTGDLPVNYSRRPILDGDREYMVEFEEALLPLLIAVSPKSYLKGLGENFEIPFAMYEDNLICSVLVERCIGSCVGEMIVEDVEIENYVDGKLDLGRREFRRRLRFKRMPNLVQTEIRIVPNRIEVDSVNLRIGEMECELDTGCLVHPYLAPMVASLSLIARNLDDMYVCSGLKLPKVLCAGIGGGALLTFLRTQFGFQVFGVENDEMVVNVAKRYFGLVESEFLRVLVGDGIDVIRRVARRGVRAGFVASITNADLESDQHSITYAEDESKFDIIMVDLDSNDAMNGPGAPPLDFVQNSILLDAKLALNTLGILVVNVIPLSKSFYEVLICELRKVFSQLYEINVGNEENYVIIATVSPVSFVHDEIETSIQEKLKMANLGLYIECMRKI, from the coding sequence ATGGCTATGGATAAAGGTACCTTCGAAAACCTAATTCCTTGTCAATACATCTCTTTTGATTTCCCAAATCCTCATCACTCAAGAGAATCTACTACCATTAGTTCTACCTACGGCAATTTCTTAAGAATCACAGCACTTGATTCCCCTATTATTCAAACCTCAGATCATCCAACCCAAATCGCAGCGATGTTAGTCCCAATAGATCGAGAGGATGACTGGGTCTTCTCTACAAAATCTGGAAATTTCCAACTTCTATCAAATTTACAGGAAATTTCTAGGTTAATCCTTGTAGGGAATCTACCGACCGGTGATTTGCCTGTAAATTATAGCCGTCGTCCGATACTTGACGGTGATAGAGAGTACATGGTGGAATTTGAGGAAGCCTTGCTGCCTCTCCTCATTGCAGTATCGCCTAAATCGTATTTGAAAGGTTTGGGTGAAAATTTTGAGATTCCATTTGCAATGTATGAAGATAATTTGATTTGTAGTGTATTAGTTGAGAGATGTATTGGTTCCTGTGTAGGAGAAATGATAGTGGAAGATGTTGAAATAGAAAATTATGTGGATGGTAAATTAGATTTGGGTAGAAGAGAGTTTAGGAGGAGATTAAGGTTTAAAAGAATGCCGAATTTAGTTCAGACGGAAATACGTATTGTTCCGAATAGAATAGaagttgattctgttaatcttagGATTGGTGAAATGGAGTGTGAGCTTGATACTGGTTGTTTGGTGCATCCTTACCTTGCACCAATGGTGGCAAGTCTATCTCTTATTGCTCGAAATTTAGATGATATGTATGTTTGTTCGGGTTTGAAGCTGCCTAAGGTGCTCTGTGCTGGGATTGGTGGAGGAGcgttgcttacatttttgagaACCCAATTCGGGTTTCAAGTATTTGGGGTGGAGAATGATGAGATGGTTGTAAATGTTGCAAAACGATATTTTGGTTTGGTGGAAAGCGAATTTCTTCGAGTCCTGGTGGGAGATGGTATCGATGTCATAAGGAGAGTTGCCAGGAGAGGAGTTCGAGCAGGGTTTGTGGCATCTATTACCAATGCGGATTTAGAGAGTGATCAGCATTCGATTACTTATGCTGAGGATGAGTCGAAGTTTGACATTATAATGGTTGATTTAGATTCTAATGATGCTATGAATGGTCCAGGTGCTCCACCATTAGATTTTGTTCAAAACTCGATACTTTTGGATGCTAAATTGGCTCTTAACACTCTTGGAATTCTCGTGGTTAATGTAATTCCGTTGAGTAAGTCTTTCTACGAGGTATTGATTTGTGAACTGAGGAAAGTTTTCTCGCAGTTGTATGAAATAAATGTAGGAAACGAGGAAAATTATGTTATCATTGCTACTGTTTCACCTGTCAGCTTTGTGCACGATGAGATTGAGACTTCTATTCAGGAGAAGTTGAAGATGGCCAATTTGGGGCTCTATATCGAGTGCATGAGGAAGATATGA
- the LOC113329265 gene encoding F-box/kelch-repeat protein At5g26960-like, with product MGENYCNSRGFSRIMKSCFPNPQQESHHLIIKPSIRNRLLEDDQKSSSFFISVLPDDLLQECLSRVPSSSLSSVSLVCRKWFGILNSTLYFDLRRSLGHIRRKIYAFSVTDYGVYAANHCVNDGESDESHEEEVDSSSSSAGWSLSSPFSAAGMLTQGSFSHSRVISVGKVIYIVNRDVTLGYDVWMGVITVKSPMLYPRKKFAMANVNGKIYISGGAARNEVVEEYEPETDTWRVVSEAPRRRYGCIGAAVDGVFYVIGGLKIGGGGNGKNEMVTRGGCSEAHLYASSMDLFDVQSRVWMRSRTVPGGGCVVAACAAGGYVYILASHAVELSFWRFDGRRKRNGGGGGFGKWCRMKSPPLPAQVRLDSSVRFSCVGIGGENYSGGNDNKVVLVQVLGCIDDLLRRSRRSCRGMKEGLVLVYDGNVEEWSRGVDLPEVIRRASCVSVEC from the coding sequence ATGGGGGAAAACTACTGCAATTCCAGAGGATTTTCAAGGATAATGAAATCCTGTTTTCCAAATCCACAGCAAGAATCTCATCACCTGATCATCAAACCATCAATCAGAAATCGTTTGTTAGAAGATGATCAGAAATCTTCATCATTCTTCATATCGGTACTTCCTGATGATTTGCTTCAAGAATGTTTATCGAGAGTCCCATCATCATCACTCTCATCAGTTTCCCTTGTCTGTAGAAAATGGTTCGGAATACTGAACTCAACGTTATATTTCGACCTACGGCGGAGTCTCGGTCATATCCGCCGGAAAATCTACGCGTTTAGTGTGACTGATTACGGTGTTTATGCTGCGAATCACTGTGTAAATGATGGCGAATCTGATGAGAGtcatgaagaagaagttgattcGTCTTCGTCTTCAGCTGGTTGGAGTTTGAGTAGTCCGTTTAGCGCGGCCGGAATGTTAACTCAGGGTTCGTTTTCTCACTCGCGGGTGATTTCAGTTGGGAAAGTGATTTATATTGTGAATAGAGATGTCACGCTTGGTTACGATGTGTGGATGGGTGTGATTACGGTGAAATCTCCGATGCTTTATCCGAGGAAGAAATTTGCAATGGCGAATGTCAACGGGAAGATTTACATTTCCGGTGGAGCAGCACGGAATGAAGTGGTGGAGGAGTATGAGCCGGAGACAGATACGTGGAGAGTGGTTTCGGAAGCGCCGAGGAGGAGATATGGTTGCATTGGAGCAGCTGTGGACGGAGTGTTCTATGTGATTGGCGGGTTGAAGATTGGCGGCGGCGGTAATGGGAAAAATGAGATGGTGACTCGGGGAGGTTGTTCGGAGGCGCATTTGTATGCGAGTTCGATGGATTTGTTTGATGTGCAGAGTAGGGTGTGGATGAGGAGCCGGACAGTGCCAGGAGGTGGATGTGTTGTGGCGGCATGTGCAGCGGGGGGTTATGTTTACATTTTGGCAAGTCATGCTGTTGAATTGTCATTTTGGAGGTTTGATGGGAGAAGGAAAcgaaatggtggtggtggtgggtttgGCAAGTGGTGTAGGATGAAGAGTCCGCCGTTGCCGGCACAAGTTAGATTGGATAGTAGTGTTAGGTTTAGTTGTGTTGGAATTGGTGGCGAGAATTATAGCGGTGGCAATGATAATAAGGTGGTGTTGGTTCAAGTTTTGGGAtgtattgatgatttattgaggAGAAGCCGAAGGAGTTGTAGAGGGATGAAGGAAGGATTGGTTTTGGTTTATGATGGCAATGTGGAGGAGTGGTCAAGAGGTGTTGATTTGCCCGAAGTTATCCGCCGTGCTTCTTGTGTTTCCGTTGAGTGCTAA